One window from the genome of Daphnia pulex isolate KAP4 chromosome 9, ASM2113471v1 encodes:
- the LOC124202959 gene encoding uncharacterized protein LOC124202959 translates to MYQLFVCVEIAQLGERYIEELNVPDSIPCFGRNLCSKSHIVYRPRGSVDVFSRDPPHVSDSIAPPLPPGLRRCFAMRYEDTFEIGFESPILAIVPVLLVGDQVVRVTLFKSANVSAILDKHGGPQRHVLESRTVQVLIKDPNVDEKFERILDYTPNANMEVLKVGLREFGSVLDLREDRYARAIAGMIPCLTGEITVRMPLSATIPSYLQVGDYKVYKRYSKQPITCGECNLTGRMATACPQKLIKIPPAASKPSSRKGPMAPKVVTKTLAREIVPWYLIAIRTDPDEDVDEEKQVGMLITLLGSEGLKIYDTFIFSRALDDDAKKIQPVLDKFQAHFEPRRSEVFERFKFLRRHQLPGETLDTWLIQLKSLIQSCGYPADSIESVLRDQLMLGINSRSSILRLQLSQHTRFEASTGGPPVCQIIARLQGGSSPHRQIKPCCQLNLIQTISKGDARPPQQPARQTPPATTGRVHALEEEHQWIGNVEQGGTAMSLPRSVDDDYFVNHMLRSSSGGTEWHQQLSLDGVDVNFKLDSGATCNFFPHEFFLGMPRQHLRPGPIVRNYGPQNGLLKVLGRHTAQIVHRGTRVVVDFVVVDEPGQPPILGLPSCEKLNLIRRVDALQSIPVTQPHPIVVNYMCGQPPAFLPRRSCELDEMKDAGITPVHEPIEWASRMMVVGKPDGDVRICLDPSELNKAVQRQHFSVPTIEQLFAKIGKARFFCSLHAASGFYQIPLSTAESYLCTMATPRGRYRYLRLPFGLKSAQEVYLQTMFDLFGDLPGVLIYFDDFLVTGETQEELHANLEKVFLRCRLHNFKLQLKKCRFFLQELPWLGHVIWTGDSHTGSQQIELTRPLRDLLKADAAWIWEEPQKLAFATLKNALASLPVLRLFDHSQDVVVWELLAIQFGLLQFKQYVYGQTVVAETDHKPLVGLLEKLIASCSPRIQRMRLRQQFDFKLVYKPGKDLFIADTLSRAPSPNLFNDNVTQGCEEQVHAVLDLVISKASTREKFAAAKIADPTLCLVKEILSKGWPDHKSHCPIAAKPFWGVRHALSEVDGLLLYGNRLVDPVSLRPEVMEGTHDGHFGELKCILRAKSAVYWPGCDDQIRNMVAGCITCQTHRHRNPSPPLRPVPLPSHAFQYVSGDIFTFESVNYLLVVDAYSKWPSCVPLRSLTSSSVIAEVARVFSDFGTPEVFMSDNGSQFDCAEFRAFCDRRNIRAVSSSPTYVQSNGLVELHIQTVKRTILKMFASGKTLWEALATIRSTPVSNSLPSPSVLLQGRHLRGYLPFLPDQLTPQHVPASFVQAQLQRRQEMACFQHGGRLDVRGSALRVGQSVRVLISGLWIPGTIESVCTVPGSYVVRLADGRVFRRTRRDINIENSSSASSTARAVAAGPIHSSSASSKARAVAAGPILSKLVWHPPLTQPIRPEVPLIIPSTSQATEPTLPNPTTGPNHRGQPSKTTPPTPSQQQVIPPEAVVIRQGSTRSGRPYLKS, encoded by the exons atgtatcaATTATTTGTATGTGTCGAAATAGCTCAGTTGGGAGAGCGTTATATTGAAGAGTTAAACGTCCCTGATTCGATCCCGTGTTTCGGCAGAAATCTTTGTTCAAAATCCCATATCGTCTATCGCCCAAGAGGCTCGGTGGACGTGTTTTCGCGAGATCCCCCGCATG TCAGCGACTCTATTGCCCCTCCTCTCCCTCCCGGCTTGAGGCGATGCTTCGCCATGAGGTATGAAgacacttttgaaattgggTTTG AATCACCAATCTTGGCGATCGTTCCAGTCCTGTTGGTCGGTGATCAGGTCGTGCGAGTCACCCTTTTCAAGTCTGCAAACGTATCGGCGATTTTGGACAAACATGGCGGCCCTCAACGACATGTCCTTGAAAGCCGGACGGTTCAAGTTCTCATCAAAGACCCCAACGTGGACGAGAAATTTGAGCGGATTTTGGACTACACACCCAACGCCAATATGGAAGTCCTCAAAGTTGGACTACGGGAATTTGGTTCTGTGCTGGACTTGCGGGAAGATCGTTACGCAAGGGCCATAGCTGGCATGATTCCCTGCCTCACTGGCGAAATTACGGTTCGGATGCCCTTGAGTGCCACCATTCCCTCTTACCTTCAAGTTGGGGACTACAAAGTTTATAAGCGTTACTCCAAACAGCCAATAACGTGCGGGGAATGTAACCTGACTGGTCGTATGGCAACGGCCTGCCCGCAGAAATTGATTAAGATCCCGCCGGCAGCGTCCAAACCTAGCTCCAGGAAGGGTCCTATGGCCCCCAAGGTGGTCACAAAAACTCTGGCGAGAGAAATTGTGCCG TGGTACCTGATCGCCATTCGCACTGATCCTGACGAAGAtgtcgatgaagaaaaacaggtGGGCATGCTGATCACTCTTCTCGGTAGTGAGGGCCTCAAAATTTACGACACGTTCATATTCTCTCGAGCACTAGACGACGATGCCAAGAAGATACAGCCGGTGTTAGACAAATTTCAAGCACACTTTGAGCCCAGACGTAGTGAGGTATTTGAACGTTTCAAGTTTCTAAGACGCCATCAGCTTCCAGGAGAAACTTTGGACACGTGGTTAATTCAACTAAAAAGCCTGATACAGTCGTGTGGTTATCCAGCTGATTCCATTGAGTCGGTGTTACGTGATCAACTCATGCTAG GAATCAACTCACGATCATCAATACTCCGTCTGCAGCTGAGTCAACACACGCGGTTCGAAGCTTCGACCGGAGGCCCTCCAGTATGCCAGATTATTGCCCGTCTACAAGGCGGCAGCAGCCCACATCGACAAATCAAACCTTGCTGTCAACTCAACCTCATTCAGACAATCAGCAAGGGAGATGCA AGGCCACCGCAGCAGCCAGCACGTCAAAcgccaccagcaacaacaggcaGGGTGCATGCGTTGGAAGAAGAGCATCAGTGGATTGGCAACGTTGAACAAGGAGGCACCGCAATGTCTCTTCCGAGGTctgttgatgatgattattttgtGAATCACATGTTGCGTTCGTCCAGTGGTGGGACCGAGTGGCACCAACAGCTGTCGCTAGATGGCGTCGACGTAAACTTCAAACTTGACTCTGGCGCCAcctgcaatttttttcctcatgAATTCTTTCTCGGTATGCCCCGTCAACATCTTCGTCCAGGGCCTATTGTTCGAAACTATGGCCCACAAAACGGTCTGTTAAAAGTTCTAGGCCGACACACCGCTCAAATAGTTCATCGTGGTACTAGAGTGGTGGTTGACTTTGTGGTTGTTGACGAGCCTGGGCAGCCACCTATCCTTGGCCTGCCATCTTGTGAAAAACTTAATCTCATTCGCCGAGTTGATGCCCTTCAGTCGATTCCCGTCACCCAACCTCATCCAATAGTGGTGAA TTATATGTGCGGCCAGCCGCCTGCCTTTTTGCCTCGAAGATCGTGTGAACTTGATGAAATGAAGGATGCGGGCATCACACCTGTTCACGAACCCATTGAGTGGGCCAGCCggatgatggtggtgggaAAGCCGGATGGTGACGTGCGTATTTGTCTGGACCCGTCGGAATTGAACAAAGCAGTCCAGCGACAACACTTCTCAGTACCTACCATCGAACAACTCTTTGCAAAAATCGGTAAGGCCCGATTCTTCTGCAGCCTTCATGCCGCCTCAGGCTTTTACCAAATACCATTGTCGACTGCAGAGTCCTACCTCTGTACGATGGCGACACCTAGGGGCCGGTACCGGTACCTTCGCCTGCCGTTTGGACTGAAGTCAGCCCAGGAAGTCTACCTTCAAACCATGTTTGATCTATTTGGAGATCTGCCAGGTGTTCTCATTTACTTTGATGACTTCCTCGTCACCGGAGAAACACAGGAGGAGCTGCACGCAAATCTCGAAAAAGTATTCCTGCGTTGCCGTCTTCACAACTTCAAACTTCAGTTAAAGAAATGTCGGTTCTTCCTCCAGGAACTTCCGTGGCTTGGTCACGTCATTTGGACAGGGGACTCTCACACTGGATCCCAACAAA TTGAACTCACCAGACCACTTCGTGACCTACTAAAAGCCGACGCCGCGTGGATCTGGGAGGAGCCTCAAAAGTTGGCATTCGCCACACTGAAAAATGCCCTAGCGTCTCTACCTGTCTTACGTCTCTTTGATCATTCTCAGGATGTTGTCGTTTGG gaGCTCTTGGCGATTCAATTTGGTCTACTGCAATTTAAACAGTACGTGTACGGCCAGACAGTGGTGGCTGAAACGGACCACAAGCCGCTGGTTGGCCTCTTGGAAAAACTAATCGCGTCTTGTTCGCCCAGAATCCAGCGGATGCGTCTCCGGCAACAGTTCGACTTCAAGTTGGTTTACAAGCCGGGCAAGGATCTCTTCATTGCTGACACACTCAGTAGGGCGCCGTCACCCAACTTATTTAATGATAACGTCACTCAGGGGTGTGAAGAGCAAGTTCATGCAGTGCTCGACCTAGTCATCTCGAAAGCATCCACTAGAGAAAAATTTGCAGCTGCAAAGATTGCGGATCCTACGCTTTGTCTCGTCAAAGAGATCCTGTCCAAAGGTTGGCCTGACCACAAGTCTCATTGTCCAATAGCAGCAAAACCGTTTTGGGGTGTTCGTCACGCCCTTTCTGAAGTAGACGGACTACTTCTGTATGGCAATCGACTAGTAGATCCAGTATCTCTTCGTCCCGAAGTCATGGAGGGGACTCACGATGGACACTTTGGTGAACTGAAATGCATTCTGAGAGCCAAATCAGCTGTGTATTGGCCAGGATGCGATGACCAAATCCGAAACATGGTTGCTGGCTGCATCACATGCCAAACACATCGCCATCGAAATCCTTCACCGCCGCTTCGTCCTGTGCCGCTGCCTTCACACGCATTCCAATATGTGTCGGGAGACATATTCACCTTTGAAAGTGTCAACTATCTGCTCGTTGTTGACGCATACAGCAAGTGGCCGTCTTGTGTGCCTCTCCGTTCGCTGACATCCTCCTCCGTCATCGCGGAGGTTGCGCGTGTGTTCTCTGATTTCGGCACCCCGGAAGTGTTCATGTCAGATAACGGTTCTCAATTTGACTGTGCAGAGTTTCGTGCTTTCTGTGATCGGCGCAACATCCGTGCGGTGTCATCCAGCCCCACTTACGTTCAATCCAATGGGCTCGTCGAGCTTCATATCCAGACTGTAAAGCGTACCATCCTCAAAATGTTTGCATCCGGCAAAACGCTTTGGGAAGCTTTAGCAACCATTCGGTCCACTCCAGTATCAAATAGTCTTCCGTCACCGTCAGTCCTCTTGCAAGGCCGTCATCTGCGTGGATATCTTCCGTTTTTACCCGATCAACTTACTCCGCAGCATGTCCCAGCGTCTTTCGTTCAAGCTCAGCTACAACGTAGACAGGAAATGGCCTGCTTTCAACACGGAGGCCGCCTTGATGTCCGGGGATCAGCACTCAGAGTCGGACAGAGCGTCAGAGTACTCATCAGTGGTTTGTGGATACCTGGAACCATCGAATCCGTCTGTACAGTGCCGGGCTCTTATGTTGTTCGTTTGGCTGATGGTCGTGTATTTCGTCGCACACGCCGTgatataaatatagaaaattcGTCCAGCGCATCAAGCACAGCCCGTGCAGTGGCTGCCGGTCCCATCCATTCGTCCAGCGCATCAAGCAAAGCCCGTGCAGTGGCTGCCGGTCCCATCCTTTCAAAATTAGTGTGGCATCCGCCCCTCACTCAACCGATCCGCCCGGAGGTTCCTCTCATCATTCCGTCAACATCACAAGCGACAGAACCAACCCTTCCAAATCCTACAACAGGGCCGAATCATCGTGGTCAGCCGTCCAAAACTACACCACCTACGCCTTCCCAGCAGCAGGTGATTCCTCCGGAAGCAGTGGTTATTCGGCAAGGATCTACTCGTTCCGGTCGCCCATACTTGAAGTCATAA